ttcggtttgaccaatgccccaacagtattcatggatttgatgaaccatgtgttcaggccctttttagatctattcgtaatcgtatttattgacgatatattggtgtattctcattCAGAGGCAGAGCATGCAGATCATTTGTGTACTGTGCTCAGATCTCTACAAAAAggaaagttgtatgcaaaattttctaaatgtgaattctggttgaactttgtagctttccttgggcatatcatttcgagTGAAGGTATTCTGgttgatacacaaaagattgaggtagtaaagacttggcctagacccatgacaccgatggaggttcgtagctttctcgatttgacaggttattacaggagatttgtggagggattttcttCCGTTTcggcacctttaacaaagttaacttagaagggagcaaagtttcaatggacttaTGCTTGCCAACAGAGTTTCTAGGCATTGAAGGACAGATTAACCTCAGCACCAgttctaacgctcccagaagggaccgatggttatgttatctattgtgacgcttcaggcgttggagtgggttgtgtgttgatgcagcatggtaaggttgtagcttattcttctagacaactaagaaggcacgagaagaactacccgacccacaatTTAGAGTTAGCGGCAGTGATTTATGCACTAAAAATGGGGAGGCACTACTTGTAAggtattcatgttgatatctataaggatcataagagcctctagTATATCTTCaggcaaaaggaattgaatttacatcaaagaagatggttggagctacttaaagactatgatgttgatattttataccatccgggaaagcGAATGTGGTAGACGATGCCCTCATCCATAGATAGATGGGTAGCCTGTCATATTTACAGCCAGAGAAGAGGGTAATAGCCCATAAGATTcaccagctagctagtcttggaattcggttactagactcaggtgatattggaattactattcaggatacagCAACATACTCGTTAACAACTGAAGTGAAGGagcgccagtacgaggatcctatgttagttcattatagggataccacctcTCAGAAAGAGAAGACACCGTTTGAGATTACAGAAGATGGAGTCCTTAGATATCGAGGAcaattatgtgtccctaatgttgcagggttgcgtcggcaggttatgggagaaactcactattctcgttattctatccatcaaGGAGCGATAAAGATGTATTAT
The Nicotiana sylvestris chromosome 11, ASM39365v2, whole genome shotgun sequence DNA segment above includes these coding regions:
- the LOC138881108 gene encoding uncharacterized protein, whose translation is MGSLSYLQPEKRVIAHKIHQLASLGIRLLDSGDIGITIQDTATYSLTTEVKERQYEDPMLVHYRDTTSQKEKTPFEITEDGVLRYRGQLCVPNVAGLRRQVMGETHYSRYSIHQGAIKMYYDIREVYRWDRMKKDIAEFVAQYPNYQQVKIEHQKPDGLLQAMEIPTWK